The Triticum aestivum cultivar Chinese Spring chromosome 6D, IWGSC CS RefSeq v2.1, whole genome shotgun sequence genomic sequence TGTCTGGGTCATGGTGGATAAGCAGCACAGGAAGCTCGATGATCACACCGGCAGGGTAGGTGATGCTTCCAATCTCTATCTCCTTGTATGTTTTTCGCATGAATGCAACGGCGGGCGGATAAAGACGGAGAACCTCGTAAAGAATTATGGTCACCTACAAGTAGAGTGGTAAATTTTAAAACTCTAGTTGCCATTAGTTTAGTGTTAGTAGTGCAATATCAAAATGTACTCACAGTTTTGAGTTTGCTAAAGCCGTCATACTCGGGCTTATTCTTCGCAAATAGGCCAAGGACCTCCTCCCTGGCACGGTCCTGCCACTCAGGGTGCATGGCCAGTACGATCATTGTCCAAGTGAGAAGTACCGATGTCGTCTCTGACCCTGCAAAATAGAACAATTTGCATTCCTCTATCACTTCTTCAATTGTCATTCCTAGGATGGGCTGACCCTTGTCGTCTGTTTCCCTCATGTTTGACTCAAGCATTAAGCCGAGTAAATCATCTTTGGTGCTTTCTCCTTGTTGCATCGCTTGCATTCTTTTTTCAATCAGGCCTCGTAGAATGGATTCAATCTCGTTATTAGTCTGATGCATCAGTCTGTTCTTCTTGGTAGGCAAGGACCTGCAAATTGCATTGGTCCGATGCATAtcagtacatatatatatatatatatatatatatatatatatatatatatatatatatatatatatatatatatacattttacacacacacacaaaaaatggtTGGCGCTGCTAAATCGGTACTCTCGTAACCAGGAATTATTAGAAAGGTGATTAAGTGTTAGGGAGTTACTCACATATAACCAGGAATGAAGATCTTCTTAACTTCGGCCACAATGCGATCGGCTTGCACAGACTGCAGCTCGAAAATCCTTATTCCTTCGAGGTAGCTGCTGCCAAACGCGGTTCGTGAGATGACATCTCCGGTGAGGGTCTGGAACGCCGGGCAAACATCCACCTCGCACCAACCGTCAGAACCAAGGGACTGGGTCCATCTACTCACAAGCTCTTCACAACACGCAGAGAACGCCGGCATCATGAGCTGGAAATTGAGGGAGCCATGCGTGATCTTCAGTAACGAACTTACTCATGGTAGTACAGTAGTCTGGTAAGGAATTAGAGTAATAATAAATAAATTACACTTACCTTGAGCTTCTCGATATGGAACGCGGGGTTGAGGATCCTCCTGTGCTTGACCCACTTCTCGCCCTCGTAGACCGCCACGCCGCCGGCCAGGAGCCTGGTCAGCGTGGGGAACTGGAGCTTCTCGAAGTGGCCGAACTTGTTGGACATCACCTCCCGGGTGACGCCGGGGTCGGCGATGGTCACCTTGGGGACGGGGCCGAACCAGGAGACGCACGTCTTGCCGTGCTCCCGGACGGTGTTGCAGAGGTACGGCGCGACGTGGGCGCGTATGTCGTGGCACCGCAGCGGCAGCGCCCTCGACGACGCCTCCTTGCCCTGCCGCCCGTAGTCGCCGAGGTCGCCGACGGGGAAGCGGTACGGCGTCCCGCAGAGGCCCTGCGCGCGCAGCGCCCGCTGGAGCCGCCGTGGCCGCCACCACGTGTAATCAACCAGCCGCTTGACCTGCCAGAGAAGCGCCAGGCCCAGGAAGGTCCATAGCACCGTGGCTGGGGGACTCACAAGCACTCCAAGAACCATTGCTTTGTTTCTCGAGCAAGATGGAGGAAGAAAGGCTAGATGAGAGTGAACTGTGTACTTGATGGGTGAGGGGTTCGGCCACGGAATATATAGAAAGCAGTGCCACAGAATTCCAATGGTGCCAATTTGTCTAAGGATTCTGGTACTTGCTTTTGGACAGATTGGTCAACGATGCCACGTCCATTTGTCCGTTGCTCCCAAGGAACTTGGTGGAGAAGAAACTAAAATGGATCTGATTGGGCAGATACTGGACGGTGACGCGGCAGGCCTCCATGTGGGCGTTGTTTCCTCTCTGCTTCCTGTTGCTTGGCTTGAGCTTAGACTTTTTTTGTGGGGAGGTTGGATGTAGCACTGCCTTTTAATTTTTTATAGGGATTTTGGACGTAGTGCTGAACAACGCACGATTGGTTCATTTTTCGGTAGTGATTTTTAGTCAAAGTTTAAGATCGCGGGCTAACCCATTTTGCGGCCGGCTCATGCAAACGCTACAGCCGCTATAGCGGGAGATAGCGGCCGCTAACCCAGTTCGTGGGAACAGTAACATGTGCATGTACACGCGCATATTTATCTCAAAAACAGGGGATTTTCAGCGGAAAACAGAGGATTTtctgaagcagaggaagcagagagCAGAAGTTGATGGTCAGAGCTAGCTCTCGTTCTTGATGTTAATCTTCAGCTTGTTCGTCATCAACATTTGGCACCACCTGAACCTGAACCGATATACCTGAACGGCTGAACCTACAAGTTTGCAATGCAATCCCAAGAGCCTGTCGTGCTGCTCTTGTTGAATCAACAAATGATAGATAGAATCGGAGGCCCCTCGTCGCCGGCTGCCTTGCCGTGGTCGTTGCCTTGCTGCCTTGCCGTGGTCGCGGAGTCGTCGTCGTGCAGAGGCCCCTCGTCGCCGGCTGCCTTGCCGTGGTCGCTGCCTCGCTACCTTGCTGCCTTGCCGCCTCTCCCGTCACCAGATCCGGTTTCCGGAGAAGCAGTAGCCGGCCTGCCGATCGCAGCTAGGAAGAACGGCGCAGCCGCCCCAACCTTTTCGGAGGGTGGGAGGGGAGGGAATGGAGAGACGAGGCTAGGTTTCGTGGAGTAAGTGCTAAGATTTGGGCTGACCTCTATTTGGGCCTCTCTTTCAGAATTTCGGCCCATCCCAGCGAAACTGAAGCGAACGCAAAGTCAAATCACGCCCTTTCGCGGGCAGTTAGCGTTTTTTCAGGCATTGCGTCGCGGGGAGGCCTCCAGGCCGCGATTGCGCCGCGATCGCTCACTTTTCGCCCGCGATCTAAAAGTATGTTTTTAGTGCTGTTTTGACAGTTTTCTTCTGTTTGGTTTACtgttttaattttatttattttccgttattatcaggttcattttttttattttttaaaatccTGAACACTTCTAAATTTCTGACGTAAAACTTGATAATATTTAAAATTTATGTTTCAAAAAATTAAGGCCATCTAGTGAAGATTTTTTTGAACTCACGAATATTTCTTAAAATCCATGAATATTTATTAACCCCTGAAACAGTTTTTACAATCTGAgaacattttttattaattctttTTTTGACCATTTACAGTAGGGGAAAAATCCCTACTGTGATTTTTTTCATTAAAAATAAGGGGTTAAAAAGTTTTACAAGATGGCATGATCATGCCTGTTAGAATCAGTTAGTAAAATCATTTTTTATTAATTCGTGAATAGCTTTTAAAATTGAAGAGGCTTTAAGTTCCTCAACTTTCCAAAATAATACAACCTTTATAGAGAAGTGCAGCAGCCATTTTCTGGAGGTAAACCAGTTGCCAAATCAGAGAGAAAACACAAAGCTGGAGAAAATCAGTCGTGAGGAGCCTCCACGCAGCGCCCAAGTAGGTTGGCACCCGACATCGCATTATATGACTTACCTCGATTGTTTGACGCAGAGAGCGTCCAACGGAAGGCCTTGAAAGGATGTACCACAAAACGGCAACACAATATTTGTGAGTTCAAAGTAAATATCAAGAAAAATTCAGTGATAGTCCAGAAATCAAATTGGTCATATTTGGATCAAGGATTTGCAAGAGGGAGCAGTATACTTTAGTTTGGATTGTTCTCTCTAAGTGACTAATTTCTATGGCAGTCAAGAATACAAATATAAAGTTCTATCCTCACCACTAAGGCTAAAGAGATAGTTGCCTAGTTGCATTAGTGATGAACTGGAGGTAAATAAAATGTATTATCACCATTATGTCATTTTACTTAATGCaatgcacttttttattacttaatactcgagatgcatgTTGGATATATGTGTTAGTATGGAGTAGTAGCTATAGATGCTAGCTGGATAATAGCAGTCTATGGGCACGTGGATGTAATGCCTATATGTTATCATGACATTTATGATTTGTCATACACACTTAGGGCCTGTTCTGGAACTCTCCCACTCTGAGCTTCCCAAACTCCAC encodes the following:
- the LOC123146064 gene encoding cytochrome P450 72A15, whose protein sequence is MVLGVLVSPPATVLWTFLGLALLWQVKRLVDYTWWRPRRLQRALRAQGLCGTPYRFPVGDLGDYGRQGKEASSRALPLRCHDIRAHVAPYLCNTVREHGKTCVSWFGPVPKVTIADPGVTREVMSNKFGHFEKLQFPTLTRLLAGGVAVYEGEKWVKHRRILNPAFHIEKLKLMMPAFSACCEELVSRWTQSLGSDGWCEVDVCPAFQTLTGDVISRTAFGSSYLEGIRIFELQSVQADRIVAEVKKIFIPGYMSLPTKKNRLMHQTNNEIESILRGLIEKRMQAMQQGESTKDDLLGLMLESNMRETDDKGQPILGMTIEEVIEECKLFYFAGSETTSVLLTWTMIVLAMHPEWQDRAREEVLGLFAKNKPEYDGFSKLKTVTIILYEVLRLYPPAVAFMRKTYKEIEIGSITYPAGVIIELPVLLIHHDPDIWGSDVHEFKPERFADGIAKASKDPGAFLPFGWGPRICIGQNFALLEAKMAMCMILQHFEFDLGPTYSHVPHNQKMLRPMHGAQIKLRAI